The Edaphobacter sp. 12200R-103 genome contains a region encoding:
- a CDS encoding FmdE family protein, translating to MEPFDDLLRQAELAHGHLCAGQILGVRLAMLGCQRLGIPEPRTADRKRLVTFVEIDRCATDAIAVVTGCRLGKRALKFRDWGKMAATFVDLNALLELRDEIPTYKGIRIAALESSKQRARELYPHIENKNQQQMLAYREMPDADLFAEQWVRVPLHPREMPGYKSQRIVCAMCGEGINYDRNLTDSDGRILCHSCAFPETSYYHPLG from the coding sequence ATGGAGCCCTTCGACGACCTCCTGCGCCAGGCGGAGCTGGCCCACGGCCACCTCTGCGCCGGGCAAATCCTCGGCGTCCGGCTCGCCATGCTCGGCTGCCAGCGGCTCGGCATCCCGGAGCCTCGCACCGCCGACCGCAAGCGTCTCGTCACCTTCGTGGAGATCGACCGCTGCGCCACCGACGCCATCGCCGTCGTCACCGGATGCCGCTTGGGCAAGCGCGCCCTCAAGTTTCGCGACTGGGGAAAGATGGCCGCCACCTTCGTCGACCTCAATGCCCTGCTCGAGCTGCGTGATGAAATCCCCACCTACAAAGGCATCCGCATCGCCGCGCTCGAATCCTCCAAGCAGCGCGCCCGCGAGCTCTACCCGCATATCGAGAACAAAAATCAGCAGCAGATGCTCGCCTATCGCGAGATGCCCGACGCCGACCTCTTCGCCGAACAGTGGGTCCGTGTTCCGCTGCATCCGCGCGAGATGCCCGGCTACAAATCGCAGCGCATCGTCTGCGCGATGTGCGGCGAGGGAATCAACTACGATCGCAATCTCACCGATTCCGACGGCCGCATCCTCTGCCACTCCTGCGCCTTTCCTGAGACAAGCTACTATCATCCACTGGGCTAA
- a CDS encoding RidA family protein produces MKNLYSLMRKHGLILAGIAALGVSGSAFAQNKAIDFKQGNPFSDGFVAGNTLYVAGQQGPDAKGDVTSTDITVQTHNAIEAVRKVVEKAGFKMSDLVSVTVYVTDLNDVKKMNEVYIKDMPDPKPARATVKVAGLIGGAKIEISAIAVKH; encoded by the coding sequence ATGAAGAATCTATATTCGCTGATGCGGAAGCACGGGCTGATCCTGGCCGGGATTGCGGCCCTGGGTGTCTCGGGTAGCGCCTTTGCCCAGAACAAGGCGATCGACTTCAAGCAGGGAAATCCCTTCAGTGATGGATTCGTTGCTGGAAATACCCTTTACGTTGCCGGCCAGCAGGGACCGGACGCGAAGGGCGATGTGACAAGCACCGATATCACCGTCCAGACGCACAATGCGATTGAGGCCGTGCGAAAGGTTGTGGAGAAGGCCGGGTTCAAGATGTCGGACCTGGTTTCAGTGACGGTTTACGTGACCGACCTGAATGATGTGAAGAAGATGAACGAGGTTTACATCAAGGACATGCCGGATCCGAAGCCGGCGCGCGCAACGGTAAAGGTCGCGGGTCTCATCGGCGGAGCGAAGATTGAGATCTCCGCAATCGCTGTGAAGCACTAA
- a CDS encoding B12-binding domain-containing radical SAM protein — protein MRVLFLNPPFHPRFSREQRSPAVTKSGTLYYPKWLSTAAGVAIQNGHDVDLVDAPAGNFTVKAVIDRIAAKNIEAVVCDTSTPSILNDISVIEAIKAAHPSIHTLMVGRHVSSLPRETLASCSSLEAVAIREYEYTVRDWLAAKECGADLSTVDGLVWRKPTGEIINNKQREAIKNLDELPFVSEVYKRFLHTPDYFYGHSLWPLVVFDTSRGCPYHCSFCVYPQTFSGHTMRYRSVSNVADEFDYVAREMPEIKTVMLEDDTFIVSKPRTLELANELIRRGNKLPFDANCRADVGADVEFLSVVHKAGARLFCVGFESGDVEVINGMKKNNDDRRDAKYHEEAHKFVRRCQDAGIMVHGCFMVGNLNETPASMEKTLKFAKSLRPDTAQFFPIMVYPGTVAYQEAKKREYIQIEDWGAWLTKDGLHNSVVTLPNITHEQLVSFCDRARRSFYLAPSYLGYKLKQSLKDPRELQRNVKGFLTLSKYLLKGSQHDKNAPQATGKAQGATA, from the coding sequence ATGCGTGTTCTTTTCCTTAACCCCCCCTTCCACCCGCGATTCTCCCGCGAACAACGCAGCCCCGCAGTAACGAAGAGCGGAACTCTCTATTATCCGAAATGGCTCTCGACCGCGGCAGGTGTTGCGATCCAGAACGGGCACGACGTTGACCTCGTCGACGCGCCCGCGGGCAACTTTACGGTGAAGGCGGTGATTGACCGCATCGCAGCAAAGAACATCGAAGCAGTTGTTTGTGACACCTCCACCCCGAGCATTCTCAACGACATCAGCGTCATTGAGGCCATCAAGGCTGCTCATCCTTCCATCCACACTCTGATGGTGGGTCGTCACGTCTCGTCGCTGCCTCGCGAGACGCTCGCCTCGTGCAGTTCTCTGGAGGCGGTTGCGATTCGCGAGTACGAATACACCGTCCGCGACTGGCTTGCAGCGAAGGAATGCGGTGCGGACCTATCCACCGTAGACGGGCTGGTCTGGCGCAAGCCGACCGGAGAGATCATCAACAACAAGCAGCGTGAAGCGATCAAGAATCTCGACGAACTGCCTTTCGTTTCTGAGGTATACAAGCGTTTTCTGCACACCCCGGATTATTTCTACGGGCACTCCCTGTGGCCGCTGGTGGTCTTTGATACCAGCCGCGGGTGCCCCTATCACTGCTCGTTCTGCGTTTACCCGCAGACCTTTAGTGGACACACGATGCGATATCGCTCGGTATCGAACGTCGCGGACGAGTTCGATTATGTGGCTCGCGAAATGCCTGAGATCAAGACGGTCATGCTTGAGGACGATACGTTCATCGTCAGCAAGCCGCGCACCCTCGAGCTTGCCAACGAACTAATCCGCCGCGGCAACAAGCTTCCCTTCGACGCCAACTGCCGCGCGGATGTCGGTGCGGACGTTGAATTTCTCTCGGTCGTTCATAAGGCAGGGGCCCGCCTCTTCTGCGTCGGCTTTGAGAGCGGCGATGTCGAAGTCATCAACGGCATGAAGAAGAACAATGATGACCGTCGTGACGCCAAATATCACGAAGAGGCCCACAAGTTCGTTCGCCGTTGCCAGGATGCCGGCATCATGGTCCACGGCTGCTTTATGGTCGGAAACCTGAATGAGACGCCGGCCAGCATGGAGAAGACTCTGAAGTTTGCCAAGAGCCTTCGTCCGGATACCGCGCAGTTTTTCCCCATCATGGTTTACCCGGGCACCGTGGCATACCAGGAGGCCAAGAAGCGCGAGTACATTCAGATTGAGGACTGGGGCGCATGGTTGACCAAGGATGGACTGCACAACAGCGTAGTAACCCTGCCCAATATCACTCATGAGCAGCTGGTGAGTTTCTGCGATCGCGCGCGCCGTAGCTTCTATCTGGCTCCATCCTATCTGGGGTACAAACTGAAACAGTCGCTCAAAGATCCTCGTGAGCTGCAGCGCAATGTCAAGGGCTTCCTTACGCTTTCGAAGTATCTGCTCAAAGGCAGCCAGCACGACAAGAATGCGCCGCAGGCAACCGGCAAAGCTCAGGGTGCGACGGCCTAG
- the rpiA gene encoding ribose-5-phosphate isomerase RpiA, with product MDEQTRLKQQAAERALALVKPGMAVGLGSGSTATLWIKLLGEKVRTEGLEIRAIASSEDSEALGRSYGIPFTSFAETPTLDLTVDGADEVAPGLALIKGGGGKLLREKIVASASKRFVIVADGSKQVEKLGKFPLPVEVIQMAEPLVSRQLAELGFTPKIRINNDGSRYITDEGNLILDCSGVLMDNPQAIAAKLDAMVGVVEHGLFLGMATLALIAEPGGIVERTK from the coding sequence ATGGACGAGCAGACACGGCTGAAGCAGCAGGCCGCGGAACGGGCCCTGGCGCTGGTAAAGCCGGGAATGGCGGTGGGACTGGGATCAGGTTCGACAGCGACGCTGTGGATTAAGTTGCTGGGAGAGAAGGTGCGGACCGAGGGCCTGGAGATTCGCGCAATTGCGAGTTCGGAAGACAGCGAGGCGTTGGGGCGCAGCTATGGGATTCCGTTCACCAGTTTTGCAGAGACTCCGACGCTGGACCTGACCGTGGATGGAGCCGACGAGGTCGCTCCCGGGTTGGCGTTGATTAAGGGTGGCGGCGGCAAACTGCTGCGGGAGAAGATAGTCGCCAGCGCGTCGAAACGGTTCGTGATTGTCGCAGATGGATCGAAGCAGGTGGAGAAGCTGGGCAAATTTCCGCTGCCGGTGGAGGTAATCCAGATGGCGGAGCCTCTGGTGAGCAGACAGCTTGCGGAACTGGGATTCACCCCGAAGATCAGGATCAACAACGACGGCTCGCGCTACATCACCGATGAGGGCAACCTGATCCTGGATTGCTCCGGGGTTCTGATGGACAATCCACAGGCGATAGCCGCAAAGCTGGATGCGATGGTAGGGGTTGTCGAGCATGGACTATTTCTTGGGATGGCCACGCTGGCGTTGATTGCGGAACCTGGCGGGATTGTGGAGCGGACAAAGTAG
- a CDS encoding SGNH/GDSL hydrolase family protein, which yields MPTRRTVFSALAAILFLSFSLSASADSYSAVFVYGDSLSDNGNLYGVSGIPPAPYYNGRFSNGPVAVEQLAAQLGAPLHDFAWGGATTGIGNSGDGGSQTSLGAFGLPGMLSELAAYPVPPALVSSSLFIVWGGANDFEAGGSVANAITDINAIVASLLATGATNILVPGLPDLGLTPEFYGDAAATAFSQQFNQGLQSTLPAGVVYSDLYGLLNSVTQNPAAYGLTDVTTPCFNGATVCSNPDQHLFWDDIHPTTTADAIIASQFQSDLAPVPEPSSILLLGSGITGFAAFLRRRNAA from the coding sequence GTGCCCACCCGCAGAACCGTCTTTTCCGCACTCGCCGCCATTCTTTTTCTGTCGTTCTCTCTTTCAGCCTCCGCCGATTCCTACTCCGCCGTCTTCGTCTATGGAGACAGCCTCTCCGATAACGGCAATCTCTACGGCGTCTCCGGAATCCCTCCCGCTCCCTACTACAACGGCCGCTTCTCCAACGGCCCTGTCGCCGTGGAGCAGCTCGCCGCACAGCTCGGCGCTCCTCTCCACGACTTCGCCTGGGGCGGAGCCACCACCGGTATCGGCAACAGCGGCGACGGAGGCTCACAGACCAGCCTGGGCGCATTCGGCCTGCCGGGAATGCTCTCGGAGCTGGCCGCCTATCCCGTGCCTCCCGCGCTCGTATCAAGCTCGCTCTTCATCGTCTGGGGAGGAGCCAATGACTTCGAGGCTGGCGGCTCGGTTGCTAACGCCATCACCGACATCAATGCAATCGTCGCCTCGCTTCTTGCCACCGGAGCCACGAACATCCTTGTCCCCGGCCTGCCCGACCTCGGCCTCACCCCCGAGTTCTACGGCGATGCGGCGGCCACCGCCTTCAGCCAGCAATTCAATCAGGGCCTGCAGTCGACTCTGCCTGCCGGTGTCGTCTACTCCGATCTCTACGGTCTGCTCAACTCAGTCACCCAGAACCCCGCCGCCTACGGTCTGACCGATGTGACCACACCCTGCTTCAATGGCGCCACTGTCTGCTCCAACCCCGATCAGCATCTCTTCTGGGATGACATTCACCCGACCACCACTGCGGACGCCATCATCGCCAGCCAGTTCCAATCCGATCTGGCGCCGGTGCCCGAACCCTCCTCCATCCTTCTGCTCGGCAGCGGAATCACGGGATTCGCTGCTTTTCTACGTCGCCGCAACGCCGCCTGA
- a CDS encoding amidohydrolase/deacetylase family metallohydrolase yields the protein MDRNSLVRACAGLTLAACSLAPQLVAQDTQPSPSAGRTAASAKAPMQDKEYDLLLKGGHVIDPKNKVDAVRDVAIKDGKIAKIAVGIPADSAIKTVNVAGLYVTPGLIDIHVHVFWGLKKNDYAGGDWAVMPDGVTLRYGVTTVVDAGSSGWRNFEEFKQRVIDRSQTRVLALLNIVGNGMGSGPIEQNMKDMDGEKTAEMALKYPGVIVGIKSAHFTGPEWFPYDQAIKGGTIAHIPVMIDYGSRRPERPLEQLLENKLRPGDIYTHMYSGLRGEQDAETGGPGKGMWEGRKRGVYFDVGHGGASFLFSVAVPLIKAGFIPDSISTDIHTDNLNEGLKDQLTTADKFLAMGLPLQEVIAEMTSHPATEIQQPQLGNLSVGSIADIAVLNVRHGDFGFEDGSGAMMKGNERLECELTLMGGKFVYDLNGRAAIPWNQPPGEAEKEARKWTLLRIPGMQRQLTPEQQARMARRPHWPHWDPYEVGPNGKVTLKANAKLPPPGAKRPKLDVPPPAATWATPPSDSWPAAQKQ from the coding sequence ATGGATCGCAACTCTCTGGTTCGCGCCTGCGCCGGACTCACTCTCGCAGCGTGCTCCCTGGCGCCCCAGCTTGTGGCACAGGATACGCAGCCCTCCCCCTCTGCGGGCCGCACGGCGGCATCGGCCAAAGCCCCTATGCAGGATAAGGAGTACGACCTGCTGCTCAAGGGCGGCCATGTCATCGACCCGAAGAATAAGGTCGATGCCGTCCGCGATGTCGCCATCAAGGATGGCAAGATCGCAAAGATCGCCGTCGGAATCCCCGCAGACTCCGCCATTAAGACCGTGAACGTCGCCGGTCTCTATGTCACCCCGGGCCTGATCGACATCCACGTTCACGTCTTCTGGGGTCTTAAGAAGAATGACTACGCCGGAGGAGACTGGGCCGTTATGCCCGATGGCGTTACCCTGCGCTACGGCGTAACCACCGTCGTGGATGCAGGCTCGTCAGGATGGCGCAACTTCGAGGAGTTCAAGCAGCGCGTCATCGATCGCTCCCAGACCCGCGTTCTCGCCCTGCTCAACATCGTCGGCAACGGAATGGGCAGCGGCCCCATCGAGCAGAACATGAAGGATATGGACGGCGAGAAGACCGCAGAGATGGCCCTCAAATATCCCGGAGTCATCGTCGGCATCAAGAGCGCTCACTTCACTGGCCCCGAGTGGTTTCCCTACGATCAGGCCATCAAGGGCGGCACCATCGCGCATATCCCCGTCATGATCGACTACGGCTCGCGGCGTCCCGAGCGTCCGCTCGAGCAGCTTCTTGAAAACAAGCTGCGTCCCGGCGACATCTACACCCATATGTATAGCGGCCTGCGCGGCGAGCAGGACGCAGAAACCGGTGGACCTGGCAAAGGCATGTGGGAAGGCCGCAAGCGCGGCGTCTACTTCGACGTGGGTCATGGGGGAGCCAGCTTCCTCTTCAGTGTGGCCGTTCCGCTCATCAAGGCAGGATTTATTCCTGACTCGATCTCGACCGACATCCATACCGACAACCTCAACGAAGGTCTGAAGGACCAACTGACCACCGCGGACAAGTTCCTTGCGATGGGACTGCCACTGCAGGAAGTGATCGCGGAGATGACCTCGCATCCGGCGACCGAGATTCAGCAGCCACAGCTCGGCAATCTCTCCGTCGGGTCCATTGCAGATATCGCTGTCCTCAACGTGCGCCACGGCGACTTTGGCTTCGAAGACGGCTCCGGCGCCATGATGAAGGGAAACGAGAGGCTGGAGTGCGAACTCACCCTGATGGGCGGCAAGTTCGTCTATGACCTCAACGGCCGGGCTGCAATTCCCTGGAACCAGCCGCCGGGAGAGGCCGAGAAGGAGGCGCGGAAGTGGACCTTGCTTCGCATCCCCGGCATGCAACGTCAGCTTACGCCCGAGCAGCAGGCCCGCATGGCGCGCCGGCCCCACTGGCCTCACTGGGATCCCTATGAAGTCGGCCCCAACGGCAAGGTAACCCTGAAGGCCAACGCAAAGCTTCCGCCCCCGGGAGCAAAGCGGCCGAAGCTGGATGTGCCTCCGCCAGCAGCAACCTGGGCCACTCCTCCGTCGGACTCCTGGCCAGCGGCACAAAAGCAGTAA
- a CDS encoding capsule assembly Wzi family protein: MDVTPKRLLLPFVSAACVFLSSLQTVHAQTSSAPHAVIGTAALPDAPEPQAPIKPTEMQLHPRSQEPEDVTLAGTPKRILEDQKGIWTSPSRIKPSDGIWLAPLGVATGLLIGSDHHTMTQLIHISKDGQDKANTLSNGALVGVGAIPASAYLWSFFNHAPQAHETGLLAGEAGVDAYVVNEALKIAFRRERPLEDNARGKFFTSPWNNGSFPSNHSILAWSMASVVASEYPGWLSKTAVYGLASTVSVSRVLSEQHFPSDVLVGSVAGWLIGRYVYHAHHNYTLNPYDAPPPPKNYIAHATPSSSASAPTAPLPTPPPPAQFAGPPDPIEHRAPAPFDADPDTIGSTNVPMDSWIYPALERLAALGLIPTQNAGIRPWTRQECLRQLRQAQDFADRLSSSDPGLVAEARRLMTDLDRELAQESSSNQELALESAYVRYGTIAGPALNDSFHFGQTWWNDFGRPQGRGSNAIAGFSTRAHYGRLFFYAREEYQHGPGNPAQTPEMNQFINQLDRIQPDFSPYRPITPQQSAYNLQRPIEMYAGVAFAGNALTFGKQELYWGPTTMGPLSFSSNAEPTYSGRFVSTRPHPLPLVPSLGTYRFDIVLGKLSGHYAPARPWYNGQKISFNFGNNLELAFTRWSVFWGVGHPITLHSFKDNILSFNSTGSYAGNGAAPYGDRLDPGDRKSNFDFRYRLPFLQRIVTLYADAYSDDDPNPIAAPRRAVWNPGIYFARLPWLPHMDLRVEAVSSQGLARDFGGQHFFQNNQYLDSNTNKGFLLGNAIGRDSRAIEGRLGYWFSSRTRIEGGYRQNKTSTLFLPQGGTISDGFVNGSFALNRHWTAQVFAQHERFLIPSYMPGAQRNTSGWFQLTWTPEISIRR, translated from the coding sequence ATGGATGTGACCCCGAAAAGGCTTCTGCTGCCGTTTGTCTCGGCTGCCTGTGTTTTTCTTTCATCCCTGCAAACGGTCCACGCCCAGACCTCCTCCGCCCCACATGCAGTCATCGGCACGGCAGCCCTCCCGGACGCCCCGGAGCCTCAAGCCCCCATCAAGCCCACGGAGATGCAGCTGCACCCTCGGAGCCAGGAGCCTGAGGATGTTACGCTCGCCGGAACCCCGAAGCGGATCCTCGAAGACCAAAAGGGAATCTGGACCAGTCCGTCGCGCATCAAGCCCTCGGACGGAATCTGGCTGGCCCCGCTGGGCGTCGCCACCGGCCTGCTGATCGGAAGCGACCATCACACGATGACGCAACTGATCCACATCAGTAAAGATGGACAGGATAAAGCGAACACCCTCTCCAACGGCGCCTTGGTCGGCGTTGGAGCGATTCCGGCATCCGCCTATCTCTGGAGCTTCTTCAATCACGCTCCGCAGGCGCACGAGACCGGCCTGCTCGCCGGCGAGGCTGGCGTGGATGCCTACGTAGTCAATGAAGCCCTGAAGATCGCCTTCCGGCGCGAGAGGCCGCTTGAAGACAACGCGCGCGGCAAATTCTTTACCTCGCCCTGGAACAATGGATCCTTCCCTTCGAATCACTCCATCCTTGCCTGGTCGATGGCCTCGGTCGTGGCCTCGGAGTATCCGGGCTGGCTGAGTAAAACCGCCGTCTACGGTCTGGCTTCGACCGTCAGCGTAAGCCGCGTCCTCTCCGAACAGCACTTCCCTTCTGACGTCCTGGTGGGAAGCGTCGCAGGGTGGCTGATCGGCCGTTATGTCTACCACGCGCACCACAACTACACGCTGAACCCCTACGACGCCCCGCCTCCACCAAAGAACTACATCGCTCACGCGACCCCATCTTCCAGCGCCAGCGCCCCGACGGCTCCGCTTCCCACACCGCCTCCGCCCGCGCAGTTCGCAGGCCCCCCAGATCCCATCGAACACCGCGCACCGGCTCCGTTCGATGCGGACCCGGACACGATCGGCTCGACGAACGTTCCGATGGACAGCTGGATCTACCCTGCTCTGGAGCGGCTCGCTGCGCTTGGCCTGATTCCCACCCAGAATGCCGGAATCCGGCCCTGGACCCGGCAGGAGTGCCTACGGCAGCTGCGACAGGCGCAGGACTTTGCCGACCGCCTCAGCAGCTCCGATCCTGGACTGGTTGCCGAGGCACGACGGCTGATGACCGACCTCGATCGCGAGCTGGCCCAGGAATCGAGCTCCAACCAGGAGCTTGCGCTGGAGTCCGCCTACGTTCGTTATGGAACCATCGCAGGCCCTGCCCTCAACGACAGCTTCCACTTTGGCCAGACGTGGTGGAACGACTTCGGACGCCCGCAGGGCCGCGGCTCCAACGCAATCGCCGGCTTCTCCACCCGTGCTCATTATGGCCGCCTCTTCTTCTACGCCCGCGAGGAGTATCAGCACGGCCCCGGAAACCCGGCGCAGACGCCGGAGATGAACCAGTTCATCAACCAGCTGGACCGCATTCAGCCCGATTTCAGCCCCTATAGACCGATCACCCCGCAACAATCCGCATATAACCTGCAACGCCCTATCGAGATGTATGCGGGTGTGGCCTTTGCGGGAAATGCTCTGACCTTCGGCAAGCAGGAGCTCTACTGGGGCCCCACGACAATGGGTCCGCTCTCCTTCTCCAGCAACGCCGAGCCCACCTATAGCGGGCGCTTCGTCTCCACCCGGCCCCATCCGCTGCCGCTGGTGCCCTCGTTGGGCACCTATCGCTTCGACATTGTTCTCGGCAAGCTTTCCGGCCACTATGCCCCAGCGCGCCCTTGGTACAACGGGCAGAAGATCTCCTTCAACTTTGGGAACAACCTCGAGCTCGCCTTCACGCGCTGGTCGGTTTTCTGGGGAGTGGGACATCCCATCACGCTTCATAGCTTCAAGGACAACATCCTCAGCTTCAATTCCACAGGCAGCTATGCCGGCAACGGTGCGGCGCCCTATGGGGATCGTCTCGACCCGGGTGATCGGAAGAGCAACTTCGATTTCCGCTACCGGCTTCCATTCCTGCAGAGGATCGTTACCTTGTATGCCGATGCATATTCGGACGATGACCCGAATCCAATTGCTGCGCCGCGTCGCGCTGTGTGGAATCCTGGCATTTACTTCGCCCGCCTTCCCTGGCTGCCGCACATGGATCTTCGCGTGGAGGCCGTCAGCTCGCAGGGTCTGGCCAGAGATTTCGGGGGCCAGCATTTCTTTCAGAACAATCAGTACCTGGACAGCAACACAAACAAGGGATTCCTGCTCGGAAACGCGATTGGACGAGACAGCAGAGCAATCGAAGGAAGGCTGGGGTACTGGTTTTCAAGTCGCACCAGAATCGAAGGTGGATACCGGCAGAACAAGACCAGCACGCTGTTTCTCCCGCAGGGAGGAACGATCTCAGACGGTTTTGTGAATGGATCTTTTGCGCTCAATCGCCATTGGACGGCGCAGGTCTTCGCACAGCACGAGCGCTTTCTTATTCCGTCCTATATGCCTGGAGCGCAACGCAACACCAGCGGATGGTTCCAACTGACGTGGACACCGGAGATCAGTATTCGCCGATGA
- a CDS encoding MarC family protein has protein sequence MSVLWRHFALGFSALLPLVNPLGTALVFLGMVGIQPAAVYRSLARQIAINMAIFLAVIELIGSYLLSFFGISLPIVQLAGGVVVAAIGWGVLNQPDAGQSKQTAGAQIAAQAGDTQERWDSKTFYPLMFPITAGPGCLVVMLTLSAHTMQGNLTDTVLARVGLFVAVILLSVLVYLCYAYAPQITGKISPSTTHGILRVIAFILLCIGVQIAWNGLESLLKPLLLHG, from the coding sequence GTGAGCGTGTTGTGGAGGCACTTTGCATTGGGGTTTAGCGCGCTGCTGCCGCTGGTGAATCCGCTGGGCACGGCGCTGGTGTTTCTGGGGATGGTAGGCATCCAGCCGGCGGCGGTATACAGGTCGCTTGCACGGCAGATCGCCATCAACATGGCGATCTTTCTGGCAGTGATCGAGCTGATCGGGTCGTACCTGCTGTCGTTCTTCGGGATCTCGTTGCCTATTGTGCAACTGGCGGGAGGCGTGGTGGTGGCGGCGATTGGCTGGGGGGTTCTGAATCAGCCTGACGCCGGCCAGTCGAAGCAGACGGCGGGGGCTCAGATCGCAGCTCAAGCCGGAGACACGCAGGAGAGATGGGACTCGAAGACCTTTTACCCTCTGATGTTTCCGATTACGGCCGGACCGGGCTGTCTGGTGGTGATGCTGACCCTGAGTGCGCATACGATGCAAGGGAACCTGACCGATACAGTGCTGGCGCGTGTGGGGTTGTTTGTGGCGGTGATTTTGCTGAGCGTGCTGGTGTACCTGTGCTACGCGTATGCTCCGCAGATTACGGGAAAGATCTCGCCTTCGACGACGCACGGAATCCTGCGGGTGATTGCGTTCATCCTGCTTTGTATCGGGGTACAGATTGCGTGGAATGGATTGGAATCGCTGCTGAAGCCGCTGCTGCTCCATGGATAA
- a CDS encoding glycosyltransferase family 2 protein, translated as MSPSEQPLKSTPDSSSANSILASIIIPTYNGSRRIGHCLDALRTQVAGRDIEIIVVDDGSTDDTAVVVTAYPEIRLITQANAGPAAARNRGAAVSRGKILFFTDDDCVPMPDWIDAMLAPFQDSQVVGAKGIYRTHQRSLAARFVQMEYEDKYRLMANLPNIDFIDTYSAGFLRDRFLEMNGYDTSFPVACAEDVELSYRMSSRGWLMKFVPQAIVYHTHPATFSSYLKKKYKFAFWRILAVRKNPAKGVKDSHTPQIMKLQLLFVPFLILSIFFDLLTGWRIHLSVIVVLAFLGSTLPFALRALKKDPLLGVLSPFLLAARSCAQMLGVGAGMAYVARHSRTQVVDAR; from the coding sequence ATGAGTCCTTCAGAACAGCCCTTGAAATCGACGCCAGACAGTTCCTCAGCGAACTCCATTCTGGCGTCGATCATCATTCCTACCTATAACGGCAGCCGGCGCATCGGCCACTGTCTGGATGCGCTGCGGACCCAAGTGGCCGGGCGAGACATCGAGATCATCGTCGTAGACGACGGGTCCACAGACGATACAGCAGTCGTCGTCACCGCGTATCCGGAGATACGCCTCATCACCCAGGCAAATGCCGGACCTGCGGCAGCCCGGAACCGGGGCGCCGCGGTTTCAAGGGGAAAGATCCTCTTTTTTACCGACGATGATTGTGTACCGATGCCCGACTGGATCGATGCAATGCTGGCTCCATTTCAGGATTCGCAGGTTGTCGGCGCCAAGGGCATCTATCGCACTCATCAAAGAAGCCTCGCTGCCCGTTTCGTGCAGATGGAGTACGAAGACAAATATCGTCTGATGGCGAATCTGCCGAATATTGATTTTATCGATACCTACTCTGCAGGATTCCTGCGTGACAGGTTTCTCGAAATGAACGGGTATGACACGTCATTCCCAGTAGCCTGCGCGGAGGACGTTGAGCTTTCGTACCGGATGTCGTCGCGTGGCTGGCTGATGAAATTCGTGCCGCAGGCGATCGTTTACCATACACATCCAGCAACGTTCTCCAGCTATCTCAAAAAGAAATACAAATTCGCCTTCTGGCGTATCCTTGCGGTCCGGAAAAACCCGGCCAAAGGGGTGAAAGACAGTCACACGCCACAGATCATGAAGCTGCAGCTATTATTTGTGCCATTTCTTATTCTTTCCATATTCTTCGATCTGCTGACGGGATGGAGAATTCATCTCTCCGTCATCGTCGTTTTGGCGTTTCTCGGAAGCACCTTGCCATTTGCACTGCGCGCCCTGAAGAAAGATCCTCTCCTTGGCGTTCTTTCCCCGTTCCTGCTGGCGGCCCGATCCTGCGCCCAGATGCTTGGAGTAGGGGCTGGTATGGCTTACGTGGCGCGTCACTCGCGTACACAGGTAGTGGACGCTCGCTAG